The DNA segment GACGGTCTCGACGGGGACCGCGTCGGCGCAGGTGATGCCGGCTCCGAGGCAGATCACGGCGTCCGCGGCGCAGAACCACGACTTGCGGGCCTCAAGGGTCGAGCCGAGGCCCTTCAGGTGCTGCCCGATCGCCGCGTACTCGCCGTCCGTCGCGCCGCCGACCCACCGCACGTCGGGCCTGGGCTCGCCCCACTCGCCGCCGGCCTTGTCGGGAAGGCGCTTGCTGGAGACGGTCGTACCGGGGAGGCGGTACCAGTCGACGGTCGGCCAGTACCAGTCCGTGTACTGATCACCGCGGCCCGGCGCCCACCAGGAGAGCATCCCCGCGCCGGTGTGCCAGCCGCGCGGGTTCTCGCCGTTGCCGCACTCGTAGTGGGCGATGCGGTCACTGGCCATGGCGATGTTCGCGACGAAGCCGGGGCGGCGGTGGACGGCCCGGTCCATGGCGGCGAAGAGGTGATGGCCGACCGGGTCGGGGGCTGCAGCGGCCGGCGACTCGGCGACGTTGTGCAGCCGGGCGAGGTCGGCCACCCCGAACTGACGGGCAGTCAAGATCGGCGTGACCGTGTCCCGTTCGATCCAGCCCTTGACGCGGCCGGACCAGCGCTCCCGCTCCGCAGCGCTCGCACCGCCCGCCAGCAGGGCGATGGCGGCGATGATGCCCTGACCGTGAAAGTGGTCGCTGCGCATCACGTGCCGGTCGTCGCTCTTGAGGTAACCCCGGCTGATGGCACGGCCGTTGACGCTGTCCATCATCAACCCGTCGTGGACGAGCGGGGCGTAGGCCCGCTCGACGCTGTCGAGGACGATCTGCCTGTTCGGGTCGGTCACCTGCCACTCGGATCCGGCGAGCAGGGCGAAGAGGCGGCCGAGGCCGTCGAGGAGGACCTGGCCGTAGGTGCCGGAGTAGGCGACCCAGGTGTGCTGGACGAACGAGCCGTCGGCGTAGAGGCCGTCGCCCTTCGTGACGTACGGGAAGACCGGGGAGAGCGCGTCACGGGCGAGCGCGATCTTCGCCGGGGCCCGGCCGAGGATGCCGCGCAGGGCGACGCTGCGGCACAGGTCGACGCGGTTGGCGCCGGTGGAGGTGCCGGAGTAGTCGGTGAGCATCGCGTCCGGGATGAAGTGGTCGACGGCCGCACAGGCGGCACCGATCCGGGCCTGGCCGAGGTGGTCGTACAGGGCAGCCGTGATGTCCGTCAGCAGGCGCGGGCTGCCGATCTGCCATTCCCACCAGTTGCCGTAGCGGGTGGTGGAGGGGTTGTAGACGGTGGTGGAGAGGTGGTCGAGGCCGCGCAGGACGTCGGCGAGGAGGGCGGGGTCGGCGGTGGAGCCGGTGCCCTGCTGGACGTAGGCCTGGGTCATCGTCCACAGGCGGCTGTAGCTCTGGGTGATGCCGGCGGGCGGGTCGTAGGGGTGACCGGGCCACAGGGAGGTGGGGGTGGGGGCCATGGTGGCCCGGAAGCCGCGGGCGAGGGTGCCGGTTTCGGCCAGCCGCGCGGCGTACGGCTCCGCCGCGGGGTCGTAGCCCGTGCCGAGGGCGATGTCGAGCCAGCGGAGGCGGAGGGTGTCGTAGGCGTCGGCCGAGTCGGTGCGGGCGGCGGGAGCGGCGGTGGCCAGGAGCGCCGCCGCGAGCAGGACGGCTCGGCGGGTGGGTCTGGTGAGCCCGGTGCGCTGAGTGGTCATGTCATGGGCATCTACCACCTCAGAGTAATCACGCCAACACCTTGGGGATGATGTTGAATCTCGAACGGAATAGGTCTACGGTCGGTCGCGTTATGTAGTTCAAGATTCAACATTTGGCTGCAAGGCCCACTCATTCCTAAGGAGCACGTCATGGCGAACCCCGACCTGACCACCCTGACCGGCGAGTACACGATCGACACGGCCCACTCCACCATCGGCTTCACCGTCCGGCACGCCATGGTCACCAACGTCAAGGGCAAGTTCCTCGACTTCAGCGGCTCGCTGCAGCTCGACGGCGCCGACCCGGCCGCGTCCAAGGCGTCGATCGACGTCAAGATGGACAGCATCGACACCGGGTCCGCGGACCGCGACGGGCACCTCAAGAGCGCGGACTTCTTCAAGATCGAGGAGTTCCCCACGATGACCTTCCGCTCCACCAAGGCGGAGTCCCTCGGCGGCGACGACTACCGCATCACCGGTGACCTGGAGATCCTCGGCACCACCAAACCGATCACCATCGACCTGGAGTTCAACGGCGCCGCGAAGGACCCGTTCGGCAACGAGCGCGTCGGCTTCGAGGGCAAGGCGGAGATCCTGCGCTCGGAGTGGGGTCTCACGTGGAACGCGGCGCTGGAGACGGGTGGCGTGCTGGTCTCCGACAAGATCAAGCTGAACTTCGACATCTCGGCGATCAAGAACGCGTGAGCCTTCTCTGAGGCCACGCGACACTACGCGACGCGATGCGACAGCGCCGGTGAGCCCGTCACTCACCGGCGCTGTGTCAACTGCCTGAGGATCGCGGCGACTTCAGCGGTCCGGCTCTGCGGGGTCCGAGCGCGCAGGAGGCCGAGCATGAGCTGGTAGCGGTCGGTCCTGCCCAGCCGCTCGAAGGCCGCCCCGGCGCGAGGGTTCTCCGCCAGGGCCGCGGCCAGCTCGCCCGGGACCTCGGCGTTGCGCTGCGACTCGTACGCCGCCTCCCACCGCCCGTCCGCCTTCGCGGCGTCCACTTCGGCGAGGCCCGAGGGGCGCATCCTCCCCTCTTCAGTCAGTTCCGCCACCCGCCGGACGTTGACCATCGACCAGAGACTGCCGCGCCGGCGCGGGGTGATCCGCTGTGCGAAGTACGACGCGTCGAGTCCCTTGCGCTGCCCCGTGATCCATCCGTGGCACAGGGCCACGTCGTTGACCTCGGCGGCGGTGACGGAAGGGATGCCGGAGTCCTTCTTGGCGACCTTGACCCAGAGGCCGGGGTGCGGGGCGGGGTGTTCCGCGAGCCAGGTGCCGAGGGCGTCGGCGGTGGCGAAGGCACGGGGTTCCGGGTCGCGGTGCGGGCTCATGACGTCAACGTAGGGGCGAAGTAGGTCAGGAAGTGTCCTCCACCGGCCCCGATCCCGGGGTCAGTAGGCAACGCTCGGGTACCAGTCGCCGCGTCCCTGCGGCAACAGGTCGAGGAGGTTCCAGACGGGGGCCAGCAGGTCGATGCCCCGCTCGTCGATGTCGTCGGACATGCGGGGGTGCACGGAGTAGAAGTGGCGGAGCGTGCCGTCGCCGTCGCGGGTGAACACGGAGACGGTGGAGTCCTGTGCGCCGTCCTTGTCCTCGCTGCCCGTGTCGTACTTGAACGTGCTGTCGCCGCAGCTCAGCAGCCGCAGCCGGTGCCAGCCACGGTCGCGGGCGTGCTGCCGAAGGACGGGCGGGTCGGCGGCCGCCGCAATGACGAAGTCGGCATTGCGCGTGACGTGGTGGCCGATGTTGCTGAAGCCGTCGATCCACATGGTGCACATCGGGCAGGGGTCGGTATCCGCCTTGCCATACATGAACTGGTACATGAGCAGCGGCCGTTCGGGGGCCGTGAACAGCTCGCTCAGCCTGACCTCGCGGACGGGTTCGTCGCCGGCGTCGAGGGCGGCGGGGCCCTCCAGGAAGACGTAGTCGTCGAGGGGCGGCCCCGGCGGGAGCGCGCGGCGGCGGGCGGCGACCTCCTCGCCCTGACGCATCAACTCGATCTCGGCGAGGCGCAGTTCCTCGCGGGCGGCGAGGTACTCGGCGGATTCTCCTGGCAGTCGGGTGTGCCGGAACATCGCGTCCTCCCGGGTCGGTTCCCGTTCCCCCGTGCCGCCTTCAGTCTAGGCCGGGGGTCTTGATCGCTCACCTTCGCAGCGGGCCCAGGCGCGCGATGGGGGCATTGCCGCCCTCTGGTAGCTACAGGAGGGCTGCCGCCTGGTCGCGGGCGTGCGCGATCGGGTCCGGGAACGTGTTCAGACCGTGGGCGACGAGCGCTCCCTCGTGGAGCAGCATCAGGGTCCGGCCCATGCGGTCCGCGTCGTCCGGGGCGATGTCCCGGACGAGACGGGTGAACAGGTCGAGCATCCACTCCTTCTGCCCGGCGATGACCGGGTAGGCCGGGTGGACGGGGTCGCTGATCTCGGCGTGCGCGTTGACCATGCTGCATCCCTTGGAGCCGTACTCCGCCGACCACGCGCGTGAGGCGTCGAAAACCGCCAGGACGCGCGCCCGCGGGGTGGCGTGCGCCGTGTCGAGGTGGTCGTCGAGGTACTGCGCGAGGAAGGCCCGCCAGCGCTCGTCGCGGCCGGCCAGGTACTCCACGACGATCCGCTCCTTGGAGCCGAAGCGGTCGTAGAGGGTCTTCTTGGTCACCCCCGCCTCCGCGGCGATGAGATCCACGCCCACGGCGTGGATGCCGCGCTCGTAGAACAGCCGCTCGGCGGCTTCCAGGATGCGTCGTGCGGCACGCGTCATCGTGACGCGCTGCGGCTGCTGCTCTGCGGTGCCCATGGCATCCGAGTATACCGATCTGTATACTCGCTGGCGCAAGGTAGGTATACCGATCTGTCTACTGGATGTGGTTGGCGTGAACGCCCTGCTGTCCATCGCCTTCGTCCTCAGCTGGAGCTCCGGGTTCATCGGGGCCAAACTCGGCGCCGGGAGCGCGTCCGCGGTGACGATCCTGATGTGGCGGTTCCTGCCGCTCGCCGTGATCCTGGTCGTCGTGGCCGCGGTGCTGGGGCGCGCGTCGTGGCGGGGTCTCACCCGGCGGGACATCACGCGTCAGGCCGTGATCGGCACGCTGTCGCAGAGCGGCTATCTGCTCACCGTCTACTACGCCATCCAGCTCGGCGTCTCCAGTGGCACCACGGCTCTGATCGACGGCGTCCAGCCCCTGGTCGCCGGTGCGCTGGCCGGGCCGCTGCTGCGGCAGTACGTCTCACGCCGGCAGTGGCTCGGACTGTGCCTGGGGGTGAGCGGCGTCGTCATCGTCACCATGGCCGACGCGACGGCGG comes from the Streptomyces sp. NBC_00443 genome and includes:
- a CDS encoding polysaccharide lyase 8 family protein yields the protein MTTQRTGLTRPTRRAVLLAAALLATAAPAARTDSADAYDTLRLRWLDIALGTGYDPAAEPYAARLAETGTLARGFRATMAPTPTSLWPGHPYDPPAGITQSYSRLWTMTQAYVQQGTGSTADPALLADVLRGLDHLSTTVYNPSTTRYGNWWEWQIGSPRLLTDITAALYDHLGQARIGAACAAVDHFIPDAMLTDYSGTSTGANRVDLCRSVALRGILGRAPAKIALARDALSPVFPYVTKGDGLYADGSFVQHTWVAYSGTYGQVLLDGLGRLFALLAGSEWQVTDPNRQIVLDSVERAYAPLVHDGLMMDSVNGRAISRGYLKSDDRHVMRSDHFHGQGIIAAIALLAGGASAAERERWSGRVKGWIERDTVTPILTARQFGVADLARLHNVAESPAAAAPDPVGHHLFAAMDRAVHRRPGFVANIAMASDRIAHYECGNGENPRGWHTGAGMLSWWAPGRGDQYTDWYWPTVDWYRLPGTTVSSKRLPDKAGGEWGEPRPDVRWVGGATDGEYAAIGQHLKGLGSTLEARKSWFCAADAVICLGAGITCADAVPVETVVDNRNLGEGGTQAFVRGPGWAHLEGHGGWVVPYGELRTLREDRTGAWADINTTSTAERRTRRWQTLWLDHGTDPTDATYVYVLMPGAGRHQVAARAAQGARWLSVLANDGACQAVHVRSLGLTAANFWQPGTVGPLTATAGASVLLRRRGRTATLCVSEPPRSGEPLEITWDHPVRRVLRTDDSVEILSTGRRLRVRVTPGMVCATHRCEVALA
- a CDS encoding YceI family protein: MANPDLTTLTGEYTIDTAHSTIGFTVRHAMVTNVKGKFLDFSGSLQLDGADPAASKASIDVKMDSIDTGSADRDGHLKSADFFKIEEFPTMTFRSTKAESLGGDDYRITGDLEILGTTKPITIDLEFNGAAKDPFGNERVGFEGKAEILRSEWGLTWNAALETGGVLVSDKIKLNFDISAIKNA
- a CDS encoding YdeI/OmpD-associated family protein gives rise to the protein MSPHRDPEPRAFATADALGTWLAEHPAPHPGLWVKVAKKDSGIPSVTAAEVNDVALCHGWITGQRKGLDASYFAQRITPRRRGSLWSMVNVRRVAELTEEGRMRPSGLAEVDAAKADGRWEAAYESQRNAEVPGELAAALAENPRAGAAFERLGRTDRYQLMLGLLRARTPQSRTAEVAAILRQLTQRR
- a CDS encoding DUF899 family protein, with amino-acid sequence MFRHTRLPGESAEYLAAREELRLAEIELMRQGEEVAARRRALPPGPPLDDYVFLEGPAALDAGDEPVREVRLSELFTAPERPLLMYQFMYGKADTDPCPMCTMWIDGFSNIGHHVTRNADFVIAAAADPPVLRQHARDRGWHRLRLLSCGDSTFKYDTGSEDKDGAQDSTVSVFTRDGDGTLRHFYSVHPRMSDDIDERGIDLLAPVWNLLDLLPQGRGDWYPSVAY
- a CDS encoding TetR/AcrR family transcriptional regulator, which gives rise to MGTAEQQPQRVTMTRAARRILEAAERLFYERGIHAVGVDLIAAEAGVTKKTLYDRFGSKERIVVEYLAGRDERWRAFLAQYLDDHLDTAHATPRARVLAVFDASRAWSAEYGSKGCSMVNAHAEISDPVHPAYPVIAGQKEWMLDLFTRLVRDIAPDDADRMGRTLMLLHEGALVAHGLNTFPDPIAHARDQAAALL